A single Echinimonas agarilytica DNA region contains:
- the metA gene encoding homoserine O-acetyltransferase MetA, which yields MPINIPDRLPATQVLTGENIFVMGEQRASSQNIRPLNVLILNLMPKKIETEIQILRMLSNTPLQIDVDLLRIDNRVSKNTPEEHLNAFYRTFEEVEHKNYDGMIITGAPLGLVEWEDVVFWDRMKTIIDWANTHVNATLYLCWAAHAALYTLYGIDRHIRKSKISGVFQHQVRYHNHPLMRGFDDVFWVPHSRYAEINAAEIAAHNDLHVLADSQQAGVYLVASNDGRQLFVSGHPEYDPETLDNEFKRDVSQGLSPDVPKNYYHGDLPENGPLVRWRSHGNLLFSNWLNYFVYQTTPYDLSQLKPVADKAML from the coding sequence ATGCCGATTAACATTCCAGACCGACTGCCCGCCACTCAGGTGTTGACTGGAGAAAACATCTTTGTAATGGGTGAACAGCGCGCTAGCTCGCAAAATATTCGCCCTCTGAATGTGCTCATTCTGAATCTAATGCCCAAGAAAATTGAAACTGAAATTCAAATCTTGCGGATGTTGTCGAATACGCCATTGCAAATTGATGTGGACCTTTTACGCATTGATAATCGAGTTTCAAAGAATACTCCCGAAGAACACCTCAATGCTTTTTACCGAACATTTGAAGAGGTAGAACATAAAAACTACGACGGCATGATCATTACCGGTGCGCCTCTTGGCCTCGTAGAATGGGAAGATGTGGTGTTTTGGGATCGAATGAAAACCATCATTGATTGGGCCAACACTCACGTCAATGCAACACTGTATTTGTGTTGGGCAGCGCACGCAGCGCTCTACACTCTGTATGGAATTGACCGGCATATTCGCAAAAGTAAGATTTCTGGCGTGTTTCAACATCAGGTGCGCTATCATAACCACCCTTTGATGCGCGGCTTTGACGATGTGTTTTGGGTTCCGCACTCTCGATATGCAGAAATAAACGCAGCAGAGATTGCCGCACATAACGATCTACATGTGCTCGCGGACTCACAACAAGCAGGCGTTTATTTAGTCGCATCAAATGATGGGCGGCAACTCTTTGTATCGGGTCATCCAGAGTATGATCCAGAAACACTGGACAACGAATTCAAACGGGACGTGTCGCAAGGTTTATCCCCCGACGTTCCTAAAAATTATTACCACGGAGATTTGCCCGAAAATGGCCCGCTTGTTCGCTGGCGCAGCCATGGCAATCTGCTTTTTTCAAATTGGCTTAACTATTTCGTGTATCAAACAACACCGTACGATTTAAGTCAGTTAAAGCCTGTGGCCGACAAGGCCATGTTGTAG
- a CDS encoding HvfX family Cu-binding RiPP maturation protein yields the protein MLNLTEMYHGTIRHLTILDFLPLFFMRMILAPVMIVAGYNKLRISDAQAGIFEQLLPDPNVVSWFGNADWGLGLPFPEVLALMAGWTEFLGGWLILFGLLTRLASIPLMVTMLVAAFAVHWDNGWFAIAPSNGSTSAALVWSWLHLPGGSESIANSAEVGERLAKIKDIVAENGFPDYLYGRGSIAILNNGIEFAAIYFVMLLSLFFKGAGRFLSVDYWLTLKHNR from the coding sequence ATGCTGAATCTGACAGAGATGTATCACGGCACGATTCGCCACCTCACTATTCTTGATTTCCTGCCGCTATTTTTCATGCGTATGATCTTAGCGCCGGTGATGATTGTTGCAGGCTACAATAAGTTGCGCATCAGCGATGCACAAGCGGGGATTTTTGAACAATTATTGCCTGATCCGAACGTGGTTAGCTGGTTTGGTAATGCCGATTGGGGATTGGGATTACCGTTTCCCGAAGTGCTTGCATTGATGGCCGGATGGACTGAATTCTTAGGGGGCTGGTTAATATTGTTCGGTTTGTTAACACGACTCGCAAGTATTCCGCTGATGGTGACAATGCTTGTGGCAGCATTCGCAGTGCATTGGGACAATGGCTGGTTTGCCATTGCCCCGTCCAATGGTTCAACCAGCGCAGCTTTAGTTTGGTCTTGGCTTCATTTGCCGGGAGGATCGGAGAGCATTGCCAACAGCGCAGAGGTCGGAGAGCGGTTGGCGAAAATCAAAGATATTGTTGCTGAAAATGGCTTTCCTGATTATCTGTACGGACGAGGTTCCATTGCGATCTTGAATAATGGTATTGAGTTCGCTGCAATTTACTTTGTCATGCTGTTAAGCCTTTTCTTCAAAGGGGCCGGGCGATTCTTAAGTGTTGATTATTGGCTCACTTTAAAGCACAACCGTTAA
- a CDS encoding NAD(P)H nitroreductase — MDALELLLNRYSQGKLTEPAPSDAALNTILCAGLRAPDHAHLRPWRFLVYRGEGREELGCIFERAAKNNPDLNDAAVLKAPTLPLRAPIVITVIAQVVDHPKVPRVEQLLSAGCATMAMQQAAQALGFGGIWRSGVYTQDPYVNDALELGPEDEIVGFLYLGTEQFQGKPSEVPNLSDFVTFIGE, encoded by the coding sequence ATGGATGCGCTCGAACTTCTGCTAAATCGTTATTCCCAGGGCAAATTGACTGAGCCCGCACCGTCTGACGCAGCGCTAAACACAATTCTTTGCGCGGGTTTACGAGCCCCGGATCATGCCCACCTTCGACCTTGGCGATTTTTAGTGTATCGCGGTGAGGGTCGTGAAGAGTTAGGTTGTATTTTTGAGCGGGCCGCTAAGAACAACCCCGATTTAAATGATGCAGCTGTGCTCAAAGCGCCCACATTGCCTTTGCGCGCTCCTATCGTCATAACAGTGATCGCCCAAGTCGTTGATCACCCTAAAGTGCCACGCGTTGAACAATTATTGAGTGCCGGATGTGCAACTATGGCGATGCAGCAAGCGGCACAAGCCCTTGGTTTTGGCGGAATTTGGAGGTCTGGCGTTTACACTCAAGACCCTTATGTGAACGATGCTTTAGAACTTGGCCCAGAGGATGAAATCGTTGGATTTTTGTACCTTGGCACTGAACAGTTTCAGGGTAAACCGAGCGAAGTCCCCAATCTCTCTGACTTCGTTACCTTTATTGGCGAATAA
- a CDS encoding porin — MMWIKRTLALAVIAGSTSTQAFELYKGDELTAQMKGYLELNGIYTDSDTSFKDGTSRIGFQFDHPVNEEWNIGAYLEWGVRTTNSGKDLKISGDEQASLSSGDPDDAISLRQGNVYLSHDQWGDIKIGKQWSVYYDASFTTDVYNVFGGEASGTYNFASDGGLSGTGRADNAITWRKSYQGLDIGLQGQFSPGELDASDFDSTSEDDIRLSTIDGEFDYGYSMSLGYTFDVGMPLSIRGAYNYALIEVKGEVDGTQVSDVDDEAWVGSITLGETLFAKGFYASVSYAQSENHEFDAQGIIYDAEGWETVIGYGFSDQWQVFVGNNLLKADDSDYAAALERYLDDNPSAGPLTDDYELSYYVAGVNYNWSHRINLFAEIRVDDSDFNGTDGEDIYALGLRFNL; from the coding sequence ATGATGTGGATTAAACGCACTTTAGCGCTTGCTGTAATTGCTGGCTCAACGTCAACTCAGGCGTTTGAACTCTACAAAGGCGATGAGCTTACCGCTCAAATGAAGGGCTATTTGGAGCTTAACGGTATTTATACCGACAGCGATACGTCGTTTAAGGATGGCACCTCAAGGATTGGTTTTCAGTTTGATCACCCCGTGAATGAAGAGTGGAATATTGGTGCGTATTTAGAGTGGGGCGTCCGTACGACTAATTCAGGCAAAGATCTGAAAATTAGTGGTGATGAGCAGGCCTCTTTGTCGTCGGGCGATCCCGACGATGCGATATCACTGCGTCAAGGCAATGTGTATCTGAGCCATGATCAATGGGGCGACATTAAAATCGGGAAGCAGTGGTCGGTGTATTACGATGCATCGTTCACAACGGATGTGTACAACGTGTTTGGTGGTGAAGCATCGGGTACCTATAACTTCGCATCAGACGGCGGTTTGTCGGGAACCGGTCGAGCCGACAACGCAATCACATGGCGCAAGAGCTATCAGGGATTAGACATAGGTCTGCAAGGTCAGTTTTCGCCCGGCGAGCTGGATGCTTCAGACTTCGACTCAACCAGTGAAGATGATATTCGACTCTCCACCATTGATGGTGAATTCGATTATGGTTACTCCATGAGCTTGGGATACACCTTTGATGTTGGCATGCCTTTGTCCATTCGCGGTGCCTATAATTATGCCTTGATTGAAGTGAAGGGTGAGGTTGATGGTACTCAGGTATCGGATGTGGACGACGAAGCATGGGTGGGTTCAATTACATTAGGTGAGACACTGTTCGCGAAGGGCTTTTATGCATCGGTTTCTTATGCGCAATCGGAGAACCATGAATTTGATGCGCAAGGTATCATTTATGATGCCGAAGGTTGGGAAACAGTCATTGGCTATGGTTTCAGCGACCAGTGGCAAGTCTTTGTTGGTAACAATTTGCTCAAAGCAGACGATTCAGATTACGCCGCAGCGCTTGAGCGGTACTTGGATGATAACCCTTCTGCAGGACCTTTGACTGACGACTATGAGTTGAGTTATTACGTAGCTGGCGTGAATTACAACTGGTCGCACCGAATTAACCTGTTTGCAGAAATTCGCGTTGATGATAGTGATTTCAATGGGACCGATGGCGAAGATATTTACGCATTAGGCTTGAGATTTAATCTCTAG
- the rsmF gene encoding 16S rRNA (cytosine(1407)-C(5))-methyltransferase RsmF, which translates to MPKNLLPQEFIQNIKAILPPHLSIESFVDICQVPLRKSIRINTLLQPAPNEIGKLFSAAEPVPWCEQGLWLNETPDYQLGNHVCHLNGQFYIQEASSMLPPMALAHVAKSMNLVLDMASAPGSKTTQIAGLMNNRGGLVANELSASRLKFLHANLQRCGVTNAALTHFDAAIFGAALPNTFDAVLLDAPCSGEGSLRKDPDAMKNWNMESIERISEVQKTLIESAFHALKAGGAMVYSTCTLSAQENQNVCQHLLDTFGDNVEVCSLHDLFDGAAQSVTAEGYLHVWPQIYDSEGFFVAAFRKQSATAPDQSEVRRPGRFPYHFAKRDDIEQLQQYLDGFGFTLPNDMELFERNDTFWLFPKALEPLFGKLKFQRIGIRVAERFKRNYKLDHGFAIAYGHQFKHLTFELNAEQAQEYLQGRDVRGIEGLPNKGECLATYEGKTLGFGKAVANRLKNQLPREIVRDQPVMNSTKK; encoded by the coding sequence ATGCCAAAAAATCTCTTACCCCAAGAGTTTATTCAAAACATTAAAGCGATACTACCACCGCATCTCAGCATTGAGTCCTTTGTGGATATTTGCCAAGTGCCTTTGCGCAAAAGTATTCGCATCAATACATTGCTGCAACCTGCGCCCAATGAGATTGGCAAACTATTTTCCGCAGCAGAACCCGTTCCCTGGTGCGAGCAAGGGCTTTGGCTGAATGAGACGCCTGACTACCAGTTGGGCAATCATGTTTGCCACCTCAATGGCCAATTTTACATTCAAGAGGCCAGCTCAATGCTGCCGCCTATGGCGTTGGCTCACGTTGCAAAATCGATGAACCTTGTACTCGACATGGCTTCAGCCCCTGGCTCTAAAACGACTCAAATTGCAGGCTTAATGAACAATAGAGGCGGTTTGGTAGCGAATGAGTTGTCTGCATCACGCCTTAAATTTCTGCATGCCAACTTGCAAAGGTGCGGTGTTACTAATGCCGCACTCACACATTTTGACGCAGCCATCTTTGGTGCAGCATTGCCCAATACCTTTGATGCGGTGTTACTCGACGCTCCTTGCAGTGGCGAAGGCAGTTTACGCAAAGACCCCGATGCGATGAAAAACTGGAATATGGAAAGTATTGAGCGAATTTCAGAGGTACAGAAAACGCTGATCGAAAGTGCGTTCCACGCTCTTAAAGCGGGTGGAGCAATGGTGTACTCCACTTGCACATTGAGCGCGCAAGAAAATCAGAATGTGTGTCAGCATTTGCTTGATACGTTTGGCGACAACGTGGAGGTGTGTAGTCTTCATGATCTATTTGATGGCGCTGCGCAGTCAGTGACCGCCGAAGGCTATTTGCACGTTTGGCCTCAGATATACGATTCAGAAGGCTTCTTTGTTGCCGCATTTCGTAAACAATCAGCCACAGCGCCTGACCAATCTGAAGTGAGACGTCCTGGCAGGTTTCCTTATCATTTTGCCAAGCGCGATGACATTGAACAGCTGCAACAATACTTAGATGGCTTTGGCTTTACCCTACCCAACGACATGGAACTGTTTGAACGCAATGATACATTTTGGTTATTTCCAAAAGCCTTGGAACCGCTATTTGGTAAATTAAAGTTCCAGCGCATTGGTATTCGTGTTGCTGAGCGATTTAAACGTAATTACAAGTTGGATCACGGATTTGCTATTGCTTACGGCCATCAATTTAAGCACTTAACATTTGAGTTAAACGCAGAACAAGCACAAGAGTATTTGCAAGGCCGCGACGTTCGAGGAATTGAAGGACTGCCGAACAAAGGCGAATGCTTAGCCACTTATGAAGGCAAAACTCTCGGCTTTGGAAAAGCGGTAGCAAACCGTCTCAAAAATCAATTGCCACGAGAAATCGTACGCGATCAACCAGTTATGAATTCCACTAAAAAATAG